aatcccaccatttaccatttttgtaCTTTCTTTATTATTTGGTTTATTATAAACATCAAAAAAtccattttgattttaattatctCTTGATACCCTCTATGTATTGTCTTTAGCGCAAtaagttgttttattattatttaggtgATAAACGGTAAATgtgtttctctttgttttaacCTATTGCATATGTTGCATACAGTGATGACGAGGTATTTTAATTCTGTTAGTAAGGCATGTCGTCTCAGTGTTGCTCTGTGAAAGACACTTTACAGTAAGGCTCCAAATTGGTTTCATAACTCTGTAGAAAATAAACATCATCAAAGGCTTTATCACATTAAGCTGTCTAATAATTGTTCTGCTACTTCCTTTGTTTATATCTGcacgtttcctttttttcccatgtGATCTCCAGGATTTCTCAAATGATGACACGAAGCTGGAATACAATGTGGATGCAGATAATGGCATCGCAATGGAAGGTTATCTTTTCAAGAGGGCCAGTAATGCTTTCAAGACTTGGAACAGGTGATAACTCTGCTTGTTTTGGCAGCTTTATGTATACTTCAAAGTAAGCTTGACCTGATATAACGTTTAATGGTATTAGGAAATAATAGTTTTCAAGAAGTTCCAGAAATATACAAGGTGTTTTGCTTCAAGGTAGCATGTTTTATTGCTGGGGTATTGAGttgattttaaatattgttattaATAAGAACTCTTAAGACATGTAGACTGAAGTAAAGGAGCCATAATGTGGCCCTTGTtaacttttagccactttcTTACACTTAAATTCTCTCCTCTTAGATTCAGTCTGATCCTGCAGCTCGGATAATAGGACACTTTATAGCTCAGATGGtatcagaactaaaaaaaacaacaaaaaaaacaatctgactTCAATCCAGCTGAGCGTGTTTGTGCTTCTTTGAAGTGCCCCAAAAAGCTGTGGTTGAAAGAAGCTGCTTTAAACGCTTCTCATGCATCTTGAGTGTAGAAACTCAAATGATTTTCAGGCTCATTAACCCTAAGCTTTATACCTCTAAAGGATTTGTTTTCAAATATTGACATTTATCCTGGCATTTTTGGCACGCATGTTCGGAAAAGTGCTTTTTCAATCCGGGTTTGATGATGTTTTATCCGATTTAGCAACTCTAAAGCTCAAATTTCTTCCCTGTGATTCATGAATGACTTGGAATCCAAACACTTTTCTGCTAAAGTTTTAGACGTTtcaaaaatattactttaaagcttcctgaatgtaatcttacattttttatttaaataaactaatctATTTAGTCTTCAGCTTTGTTGCTCTGGATGTTAGTGTGTAATGTATTTAGCAGCATTTCTGGTCATTGCATGCGACTGATTTTTCCTCCTAAACATGTGATTTCCTTTCAGACGCTGGTTCTCCATCCAAAACAATCAGCTAGTTTACCAGAAGAAATTTAAGGTATGTCaaatgactctccctgtagcaaCCACAGGGAAATATGCTTCCATTTTGGTTCCAGACCAAATATCCTTGTGGATATATTTAGCTCACGTCTTTAGGGCATCTATTTGAAACGGCTCTACTGTGTGGAGTAAAGCACAGAGAACCAGAGTGAAAGATTCGCTCCAGAAAGCAGCCCAGATGGTCTGGATCGGACAGCTTTGTTAAAACTGTTgagcaatacatttttattattttgtacgTGCCTTAGATGTGTTCTGCGGTAATTTGTCTGACCAACGAGCTTCTGCTGTCCCCCTGCAGGACAACCCAACAGTAGTGGTGGAAGACCTGAGGCTATGCACGGTCAAACACTGCGAGGACATAGAGCGCCGCTTCTGCTTCGAAGTCGTTTCACCCACAAAGTAAGTCTGAGGCGCACGGACACCACAAACTAGTCCCAGAAACACTAAaatggaaaaggaaataaatatggAAATGAGAGCTGGgaaacatggaggagcagcgtaTCTTTGATTTAATACGCACAAGCACAGCTGCTGTTTGATGcatttgtttccccccccccccgtgaaGGAGCTGCATGATGCAGGCCGACTCGGAGAAGCTGCGGCAGGCTTGGATCAAAGCTGTCCAGAACAGCATCGCCACCGCCTTCCGTGACAAGGGAGATAACTGCGaggtaaaaaacacagaaaatgagCTGAAACTTCATTCTTTTGAAGTATAAGAACACGATCAGTTATTCTGCTGGCAGCAGGATTCAGATATTAAATCTTTAAACGCTATAACCAAACAGGGTCTAATTTTAGCCTTCTGGAGTTGTTTTCAACTGTTTATTTCCCATGTCTTGAGTTTAATTAAATGTCTATTCTGAGCGTTTTTTTCTCATACATTCTGCCGCCAGAAGCTGGACAGGAAGTCGTCCACGTCAACGGGGAGTCTGGACTCCGGTGGGGAACCCAAGGAGAGGTCGCTGAAAGGCGAGAGCGCCCTGCAGAAGGTCCTGGCCATTCCCGGAAACGGCTGCTGCTGCGACTGCGGGCAGCCGGATCCCCGCTGGGCCAGCATCAACCTGGGCATCACCCTCTGTATACAGTGCTCTGGCATCCACAGGTAGCAACACGCTTCCACAGCCTGCTCCCTTCCTGCTGGATAACCCGGCAGAAACAGGTTTTACAACCACATGAACCGCGTTAGACAGACGCTAAAACTAGAGGGAGGCGTTAAGGATGAAATCAGtctatatataaataatctCAAATGGCTTTTACAcaagatggggggaaaaaatcagcaaaactaataaatttttattttatctctgaAAGGTTGTACACAGTTCATGTGGAGGTCAGTTTAGCTCTAAAAAACTAGGaataattaaaaactgtttgtttttgtgagaCTGGGGAAATGTTTCCTGTTATGGCGTGAAGGAATGGTGAAATGTAAACTTGCTGTTACATAAACTCTGTGTGTGGGATGTTGTCACAACCTTTGATTACTTTCCAGGGTAATGCTAACTGaagattaatgaaaaaaaaagataggtGAATAGGTTTGTTCCCACACTCTGCATTAAAAAGCCATAATCTGATGGCATCTCTGTGGTTATAGAATATGATTCACTACACAAACCTGTaagttaaattaataaatagtaAATTTATCGTATAAAATAGTGGAACTTCAAAGTACAGGAATTGGACTCATATATGCTTTGTTTGCCTTAGAGAGAGATTAAAACTTTTTACTACAGCTCCATAATCCtttatgattttatatttataaattattcGTAATTTATTATTTCACATAAACGCTGGAATAACTTCCTAATTTTTGCAGAATAATTGAACGTAGAAACGATTCATCAttgattttctttcatcttctcAGGTTTCATTGTACAATTATTtcgattaggaaaaaaaagagttacaTGATTTAGTAGATAATAGTGTAGATAATTGTGAATAATAGGGCAGCTCAATTTCTGTAGTGACACTTTGGTTTTAGCTTAATTAAAATGAGAAGGGTGCAACATTCGTTGGCATGAAAGCTGCTTTCCATAAAATCCAAACTTAAAAATGCCTTTGGTTGGAATAAACAGGCCCattatttagtaaaatgttACTATTTATGTTGGTATTTTATCTGTCCTAAGCCAGTTATTCAACAAATACAAGAGTCTCATACGAAGTAAGGAGTTTGTGTAGTTAATGCTGCAGTGCCAATAAATCCTCAGAACTTTAATGCTCCTCAAGATCTCTTTGTCTtccaaaatttattttatttattttgctgtaaTAATAAAAAGCGTATAACGTGATATTTCTTTTGCttgttctccctgcaggagTCTGGGAGTGCATTTCTCCAAGGTTCGCTCTTTGACCTTAGATACCTGGGAGCCAGAACTGCTTAAGGTACGTCAGTTTCATCGCTCAGATTGATAATAATCTCTCTTTTAAACTCGCGTCTCAcacagtatttttatttagatttacgGCAGGTTCAGTAAATATATTCTTTTGTAAATTTCCCAGTTAATGTGTGAGCTGGGAAACAAAGTGATCAACCAGATATATGAAGCCCGACGAGAAGAACTAGGGGCCAGGAAGCCACAGCCGGGAGACCCCAGGTATTAAACAAGCTCTATTTACTGctagttatttaattttaccgAAAAACGCCCCGGAAAAAGTATCTCTTCAAACTTCTCACATCTCGTCTCATTACTCAGAAAAACTTGAatatattttactgggattttaccTGGTAGACCAACTTAAAGTAGTGAAtaattgtggaaaaaaatggggaaaagtAACACGATGTCTGGAGGAAATCTAACACTGCTTGTCGTACTGAGTACAGCATCCCTGGTtgatgatggtggcagcatgagGCCgtgttcttcagcagggacagggaagacgggtggagctaaatacaggacaatcctgtTAGAGAGGCTCCAAGAGACCGGGACGGACtgtccagcaggacaacaaccctaaacgtAAAGCTAGATTAAAGCATACCTgtgtcagaatggcctagtcaaagcccactATTGAGTCTCTGTaagatttaaagatttaaagttCACAGTGGTAATTTATTTAACCTAAATGAATTTGAGCTGCTTTCCAAGGAAGAATGGGGAAATATTTGTCTCTTGATGTGCAAACCTGGtagccaaccccccccccccccccccccaaaaagaCTTTCACAGTTGTATTAAATGTTGACTCTACGAAATATTGTCGCAGCAACAGAAGACTAAAGCAatacagttcaattcaattttatttgcgccaattcatgaaacatgtcatctcgaggcactttacaaagtcaaattcaatcatattatacagattggtcaaaaatttcctatataagggaagcagttgattgcatcaaagtcccgacaagcagcattcactcctggagaagcgtagagctacagggagagtcgtctgcattgtccatggctttgctgcaatccctcatactgagcaagcataaagcgacagtggagaggaaaaactccccattaacgggaaggaaaacctccagcagaaccagactcagtatgaacggtcatctgcctcgaccgactggggttacagaagacagagcagagacacaacaagagagacaaaaaagcacagaagcacacattgatctagtaatctgttctacattagatggtaatagcaggtgagccgtcttccctggatgatgtcacagttaacagaacgccagaccaggtgtacctactatgaagaaaaaagagagagagcaaaaagttaaaagctgaaatgacgacaagcaatgcataattgaagaacagtagaacttgagaaaaaaaaaataataatatttattaaaaacagatcAATTTTCTTCCACTTGGCAACTATGCACCGTGTTGGTCTACCATATATAAATCCTCAGAAATGACATTGAAGTTTGGAGTTTGGAGTTGAGAAAACGGGGCTAAAGTTACAGGAGGATGAACATGtgaccctcctcctcctcctcctcctgtgcGACAGACACGAGGTGGAGGCTTACATCAAAGCCAAATACGTGGACCGACGCTTCGTGCGCCGGCCGTCGGACGAAGAGCTCCGAACCAAAGTGGTTTCCCTGAGCAAACAGGAGAAGCGTCTGAGCAGCAGCTCGGACCACCTGCCGCCCAAAGCGCCTCCGCCCACTCCCAAACTGCGGCCGGGCTCTCACGCCTCCGGACAGTCAGGTCAGTGCCGAGCAGAAACAAACGTTATAACACTGGATTTTAGAGGATTTTTCCCTCCTCAGACTCGTTTAGCAGAAGCACAACATGTGGACTGACAGCTGTGCGGTGTCGGCGTAGTGTTTGTCCTCTGCAGCCTCTTTGCTTCGCTTTGCTTTTTGCTCTCTTTGTCTCTTCCAGCGTTAGCCGAGCCTGTAGTCTAACCATCTGTTCCCCCCTACCTTGCTTTCTtttgtctctcctcctcctcctcctcctctcctccctttcACACCCTTCATTCCTCCCCTGGCTGCTCTGTGCTTCTGGACTATAACCTCCTTTTTATGTTTCCCCACCTCGAAACTCTCCAACCCAACCTCGCCACTTTAACCCGCACCTCCCATCATCCCTTGCGTAGCTGCCGCCCGCGGCGGAGAGGCCCGCCGCGACTCTCTCTTCTGTCCCGACGAGCTTGACTCGCTCTTCTCCTACTTTGACACCTCCTCCAAGCTCAGGAGCAGTAAGTAATAAAAGCTGAGTATTTGGCTTGCTATCCCAAACCCGCCCGCCCTCCCTCTGCTGTTCGTTTTGAATTTTCCAGTTTTTGGGGAGTAGCCGCCTCTTtgtcctctcttcctctctttctccctcATCAAGTCATGCTGTCCTGTAAGCTTTGCAGAACATGACATGCTGCTGTGTTTGCTAAGGAGGAGGGCAGGATTTCTCTCACTCACACTGGTATTTGCACTTAGTCtgtcactgttttgtttttcttttcctcgtgtgtttttttttgttgttgttttttttagggaacCGGGATCTTAAGGTGATGGAGGGAGTCTGTCATCCAGGGgctctgttttgtgtttatcgTTGAGTTGTTGCCAAGAGAAATACTAGGTGCAACTTCCTAATCAGACTGCAGAAACCAAGCTAAACAGATAATACGTTTTCAgaaaagcacataaaaaaacTTCATCTTtttacagggttcccacgggtccttgaaatccttgaaagtttgtgaatctgaaaaaaataaattcaaggcccttgaaagctcttgaaaacagccaaaaaaaccaCCTTGTCcatgaaagtccttgaatttttttgtggggttgaaagttcacacggatgacgactcatgtgtcattattttactaccacacgatcttttaaaattatgtttattccgcagacttttaatttgcaaaagtacgttcgctcttcttcgttggttggtaggctacggtttaggcctacctgcgtccaataggttacattcatgcagtgttgccaactcagcaactttgtcgctatatttagcgacttttcagacccctctagcgactctttttcaaaaaagcgactagcgacaaatctagcgacttttggagactcttacgtgaaagcacgtatcgttcatactcttgtcctccagcggcagGTGCTGCCGTGGGGCGCCTCTCCCGTTCTCCCCCTCCCgcaggagtccctctcagcgctgcagtcagagccacagcatgtttaccctcagcGTCCAGACTGCAAACAAAGCGCACATGTGCCGGGATTGACGGCGCAGGTTgatcataaataactgaatttgaaatattttttcttaaataaataacggcATTTGATCCACACAgccacatgttcatgttttaccgtGATTTGTAGGCTTCTTAGTGGACCActagagaaaaaagaaaatgttaaaaaaaagctgaaaaggaaaaaatgtgtaactccgccatagtgtctctttatggttcattttgccGATCTCAAACCCGGTtaaaggaggagggttagtaAAATGCACTGAAATTGTGTCTTTAACAAAGGTAACAAAAGCCTGAGAATGACTTAAATATATCTCTGAGCAGTTTTCTGGCACTTTAAACAGAAGtaaaaaactagcttaatcaaagatgaaagtaagtgaaacaaaatgatataattctgaacatctcaatgctgcacttttttccataagattccatgaaacggtaggctaatgtacatcttatatgtaatgtagtatggcatagccatgtactgtggatataaatgtaggctatgaatatgatcaatatcaatgtaggctataaattaagtccactttcttgcattgcttctgacccaacaacttctatgccgtttagtcttttattgaatttgcattgtattaaaatatgatatcctattcagcggtcacagtaggtaaatgccgccatgtgtggtccttgaatttgaggaaattggtcctggaaagttattaaaaggtccttgaatttgatgttcaccaaggtgtgggaaccctgtttttaaataaaaagctgccaTTCAGGAACATTTGGAGTATTTTATCATCATACAAGCAAAATCTCATGAGCTGGAAGgtgttccttttatttatttttttactctttggCGACAACATCCTGATGTCGTTGCACATGTAGTGAAGCAGACTGTTTGTTTCACAGAGAAGAGCGCAGACAGCGGCATCCAGAACAGCGCCGACGGCAGCAGGGAGAGGCTGGCCACCGCCGCGTCCAGCAACAGCCTGGCAGATGCAGGTGAGACGCGCCTCTCCTCACAGCTTTGTGTTTcctgtagaagaagaagaaatacatCAGCGTTCAGGACACTTTGACTAGATGTCTGCCTCTGAAGTGaagctaaaacatttttcattgagCAGATTATAAGGCAAGAATTTGTATTTGCCtcccttttgatttttttttcagcctcacTATAACTTCAGAccttcaaactaattttaatatttgtcaaaaataaccTGAGTTGCTGCAAAATGCCGGTTTTAGGGTCCGCAGGATCAAAATCAAGTCGACTGCGGCTCAGTGGATGGAGTCAGTCTGGTGTCGAGTGCTTTGAGTGCGACTAGAAATTAAAAGcgcttcttgtttttctctgcttcaCACTGGCTCTATTTAAGTGAATCTTGATTATTCCAGGTTTGACAGCAACCatgggtctcatttataaaactttgcgtGGAATCCATGCTAAAAGTGCCCATAcggcaagaaaaataaaatggcgtacggcaaaaaaaaaaagatcgtATTTTATAAGATCATGCGTGCGCACACACCAGCAAGCAGTTTTCCTTTATCGATCACATCTGTACCTGAATGTTTGCGTACTATGTTCCGCCTCATGTTCttccctctacacgcccagattcaaccataaatggtcgacgcaaagcacctcatgaatgttaatgtgtgttaaaaatgggtcagctgattTTTCATGGTAAGAAAGAACAAACTCTGATTTAAAAAGTTTACTGAATGtctaaatcagaggtaaaagcatctatgttgtccacattaaaagaacttgtcaaaaagtaaactttattGCAGTCTTAAACGCCGGATGACAGCCTCACACGGAGCTCCATATAAACTCAACCGCGGTAATCattggggagaggaatgtgaaaACCCTGGTAAAATGCTGAGCGGACtatgatttaagatttaagttgggttatgggcatttttttatttttatttttttgaaaggtCTTTATGTATACTTAAGTGTCACCAGCGCAGACATGAATAACACTGGGGTTTAGAATGCTTATAATAAagttgatctatgattaaagtctgatatggagtgaaattgagcGTCTGAGAGGAACCGTGGTGCAACGTGGCTgcagttcactgcaaaaactgatctaaaaataagcaaaatgttcctaaaatgtgtgtttttgtcctagatttgagcagttaaataatattatctgccaatggaacgagtactttgacccctaaaataagataattagacatcctgcacttgaaataagatgattgagatgagttgttcctattttaagtgcaaaagtcttattccattggcagatcatcttatttacctgctcaaatcaaggacagatacgctcattttaagaaaatattactcatttttagttctgtttttgcactgTTCACACCTTTACCATCTGCGTCGCCAAAATCCCGCCGTCTCCAAAATGTACGTACGCCTGGGTCGGAGTCACAGTGAGGACCGCACATTTTctagtcaagtttttttttgtttagttttttttatagatcccaactATAGCGTGGAAAGTGACGTACACACGTTTAAGGCCCCGTTTTGTGTgtacgcaagctttataaatgaggccaGGCCTTTGTGTCGCTAGCGAAATTCAACCGAGCGTTCGGGTTTAATCACACGTCATCCTTGGTTTGAACATGTTGTGGCAATTGCTTTTCCATCTAGAGCCATGCAGGTCTGCATAACTTtgtataataataaatgaaatcgtTGTTTAAAGGCTTTTTACCTTTACTCAGGTTACCAGTTTGCTTGATCCTAATCATCAGagtgtgagagaaaaaaagtaaaaacagaaaaccaatcTAAGGGGTACATAAGACCTAAATATTTCCTTTCCGTCTCCAGAGGCAGCAGAGGCTCCGCCCTTGCCCGCCACGCTCCCGGCGGCGTCTCCCTGTAAGGAGGTGGTTTTCTTTGAGCCGAAGGAGTACAGCCCGGGTCTGCAGCTCTACTGGGCGTCCTTCGCCCGCAGCCTGCCGGACATGGCCGAGGCGCTGGCCCACGGCGCCGAGGTCAACTGGGTCAACACCGAGGAGGACAAGAGGACGCCGCTTATCATGGCTGTGCACGGGGTCAGTGTGAAAATAAGACATCCTGTCAGTTttactgcaggtttttttttttcctggattgATTCATAACGAATCCAGAACATATCAGTACAACTTGGGGAAATGCATTTTATCGTGTGCTCCCCAGGGCTCGATGGTCACCTGTGAGTTTCTGCTCCAAAATGCAGCGAATGTGAACCAGCTGGACGCTCAGGGCCGAGGGCCGCTGCACCACGCCACCATGCTGGGACACACAGGGTCTGCTCACACGCTTTGTTTCAGTAGCTCGTCGCTCTGCCGCGACCGTTTCTGGAAACGTCAAAGATGACGAACGTCTCTCTGTTTACAGGCAAGTTTGTTTGTTCCTGAAGAGAGGAGCGAACCAAAACGCCGCCGACATTGACGAGAAGACGCCTCTGAGCATCGCTGTGGACGCAGCAAACGCAGATATTGTCACATTGTGAGTGTTGATTCGTTAAAGATGGATTTAAATTCTCTAACCATtcctactactaataataataattttaaacagaaatgggttaatttaacaaaaaaaaatagtataaaTATTTCTGACATTTACTTTAATTGCATTAACTAATCTATAACATATCTTTGACGCAAATTGCCATCATTTAATCaggataaaatgtattattagaaatttttatcttaaatgctgtgtttttattagctggaggtgggggaaaaaagccatAATTAACAGATCTATCTGTTATAATTAACAGatctatcctgcaaagttactttattatcctgcaaagttactttactatcctgcaaagttactttattatcctgtaaagttactttactatcctgcaaagttactttattatcctgcaaagttactttattatcctgcaaagttactttactatcctgcaaagttactttactatcctgcaaagttactttattatcctgcaaagttactttactatcc
The Fundulus heteroclitus isolate FHET01 chromosome 9, MU-UCD_Fhet_4.1, whole genome shotgun sequence genome window above contains:
- the LOC105928645 gene encoding arf-GAP with coiled-coil, ANK repeat and PH domain-containing protein 2 isoform X2; protein product: MKITVDFEECLKDSPRFRATIEEVEGDVCELESKLDKLVKLCIGMIDAGKAYNSANKQFVSGIRELAQQSAKDEVIESSLTKFAESLQEMINYHTILFDQAQRSIKTQLQTFVKDDLRKFKEAKKHFDKVSEEKEAALIKNAQAPRNKQHEVEEATNILTATRKCFRHIVLDYVLQINVLQSKRRSEILKSMLSFMYAHLTFFHQGYDLFSELQPLMKQLGGQLDQLVVDAAKEKRDMEQKHSTIQQKAALQEVAELDFLPDHRSFCAWRSTSDFSNDDTKLEYNVDADNGIAMEGYLFKRASNAFKTWNRRWFSIQNNQLVYQKKFKDNPTVVVEDLRLCTVKHCEDIERRFCFEVVSPTKSCMMQADSEKLRQAWIKAVQNSIATAFRDKGDNCEKLDRKSSTSTGSLDSGGEPKERSLKGESALQKVLAIPGNGCCCDCGQPDPRWASINLGITLCIQCSGIHRSLGVHFSKVRSLTLDTWEPELLKLMCELGNKVINQIYEARREELGARKPQPGDPRHEVEAYIKAKYVDRRFVRRPSDEELRTKVVSLSKQEKRLSSSSDHLPPKAPPPTPKLRPGSHASGQSAAARGGEARRDSLFCPDELDSLFSYFDTSSKLRSKKSADSGIQNSADGSRERLATAASSNSLADAEAAEAPPLPATLPAASPCKEVVFFEPKEYSPGLQLYWASFARSLPDMAEALAHGAEVNWVNTEEDKRTPLIMAVHGGSMVTCEFLLQNAANVNQLDAQGRGPLHHATMLGHTGQVCLFLKRGANQNAADIDEKTPLSIAVDAANADIVTLLRLAKMNEEMREAEGPYNPSGQYHSNSPTEMQYRKCMQEFISLQLDESE
- the LOC105928645 gene encoding arf-GAP with coiled-coil, ANK repeat and PH domain-containing protein 2 isoform X3, which gives rise to MKITVDFEECLKDSPRFRATIEEVEGDVCELESKLDKLVKLCIGMIDAGKAYNSANKQFVSGIRELAQQSAKDEVIESSLTKFAESLQEMINYHTILFDQAQRSIKTQLQTFVKDDLRKFKEAKKHFDKVSEEKEAALIKNAQAPRNKQHEVEEATNILTATRKCFRHIVLDYVLQINVLQSKRRSEILKSMLSFMYAHLTFFHQGYDLFSELQPLMKQLGGQLDQLVVDAAKEKRDMEQKHSTIQQKAALQDFSNDDTKLEYNVDADNGIAMEGYLFKRASNAFKTWNRRWFSIQNNQLVYQKKFKDNPTVVVEDLRLCTVKHCEDIERRFCFEVVSPTKSCMMQADSEKLRQAWIKAVQNSIATAFRDKGDNCEKLDRKSSTSTGSLDSGGEPKERSLKGESALQKVLAIPGNGCCCDCGQPDPRWASINLGITLCIQCSGIHRSLGVHFSKVRSLTLDTWEPELLKLMCELGNKVINQIYEARREELGARKPQPGDPRHEVEAYIKAKYVDRRFVRRPSDEELRTKVVSLSKQEKRLSSSSDHLPPKAPPPTPKLRPGSHASGQSAAARGGEARRDSLFCPDELDSLFSYFDTSSKLRSKKSADSGIQNSADGSRERLATAASSNSLADAEAAEAPPLPATLPAASPCKEVVFFEPKEYSPGLQLYWASFARSLPDMAEALAHGAEVNWVNTEEDKRTPLIMAVHGGSMVTCEFLLQNAANVNQLDAQGRGPLHHATMLGHTGQVCLFLKRGANQNAADIDEKTPLSIAVDAANADIVTLLRLAKMNEEMREAEGPYNPSGDETYQDIFQDFTHMASNDPDKLNRYQQYDPQRP
- the LOC105928645 gene encoding arf-GAP with coiled-coil, ANK repeat and PH domain-containing protein 2 isoform X4, with translation MKITVDFEECLKDSPRFRATIEEVEGDVCELESKLDKLVKLCIGMIDAGKAYNSANKQFVSGIRELAQQSAKDEVIESSLTKFAESLQEMINYHTILFDQAQRSIKTQLQTFVKDDLRKFKEAKKHFDKVSEEKEAALIKNAQAPRNKQHEVEEATNILTATRKCFRHIVLDYVLQINVLQSKRRSEILKSMLSFMYAHLTFFHQGYDLFSELQPLMKQLGGQLDQLVVDAAKEKRDMEQKHSTIQQKDFSNDDTKLEYNVDADNGIAMEGYLFKRASNAFKTWNRRWFSIQNNQLVYQKKFKDNPTVVVEDLRLCTVKHCEDIERRFCFEVVSPTKSCMMQADSEKLRQAWIKAVQNSIATAFRDKGDNCEKLDRKSSTSTGSLDSGGEPKERSLKGESALQKVLAIPGNGCCCDCGQPDPRWASINLGITLCIQCSGIHRSLGVHFSKVRSLTLDTWEPELLKLMCELGNKVINQIYEARREELGARKPQPGDPRHEVEAYIKAKYVDRRFVRRPSDEELRTKVVSLSKQEKRLSSSSDHLPPKAPPPTPKLRPGSHASGQSAAARGGEARRDSLFCPDELDSLFSYFDTSSKLRSKKSADSGIQNSADGSRERLATAASSNSLADAEAAEAPPLPATLPAASPCKEVVFFEPKEYSPGLQLYWASFARSLPDMAEALAHGAEVNWVNTEEDKRTPLIMAVHGGSMVTCEFLLQNAANVNQLDAQGRGPLHHATMLGHTGQVCLFLKRGANQNAADIDEKTPLSIAVDAANADIVTLLRLAKMNEEMREAEGPYNPSGDETYQDIFQDFTHMASNDPDKLNRYQQYDPQRP
- the LOC105928645 gene encoding arf-GAP with coiled-coil, ANK repeat and PH domain-containing protein 2 isoform X6, with the protein product MKITVDFEECLKDSPRFRATIEEVEGDVCELESKLDKLVKLCIGMIDAGKAYNSANKQFVSGIRELAQQSAKDEVIESSLTKFAESLQEMINYHTILFDQAQRSIKTQLQTFVKDDLRKFKEAKKHFDKVSEEKEAALIKNAQAPRNKQHEVEEATNILTATRKCFRHIVLDYVLQINVLQSKRRSEILKSMLSFMYAHLTFFHQGYDLFSELQPLMKQLGGQLDQLVVDAAKEKRDMEQKHSTIQQKAALQDFSNDDTKLEYNVDADNGIAMEGYLFKRASNAFKTWNRRWFSIQNNQLVYQKKFKDNPTVVVEDLRLCTVKHCEDIERRFCFEVVSPTKSCMMQADSEKLRQAWIKAVQNSIATAFRDKGDNCEKLDRKSSTSTGSLDSGGEPKERSLKGESALQKVLAIPGNGCCCDCGQPDPRWASINLGITLCIQCSGIHRSLGVHFSKVRSLTLDTWEPELLKLMCELGNKVINQIYEARREELGARKPQPGDPRHEVEAYIKAKYVDRRFVRRPSDEELRTKVVSLSKQEKRLSSSSDHLPPKAPPPTPKLRPGSHASGQSAAARGGEARRDSLFCPDELDSLFSYFDTSSKLRSKKSADSGIQNSADGSRERLATAASSNSLADAEAAEAPPLPATLPAASPCKEVVFFEPKEYSPGLQLYWASFARSLPDMAEALAHGAEVNWVNTEEDKRTPLIMAVHGGSMVTCEFLLQNAANVNQLDAQGRGPLHHATMLGHTGQVCLFLKRGANQNAADIDEKTPLSIAVDAANADIVTLLRLAKMNEEMREAEGPYNPSGQYHSNSPTEMQYRKCMQEFISLQLDESE